GCTGGGTCAGTTTCCGGACGTGGACAAGAGCACCGTCAAGCGCAGCGACCGCAGCATCCACGGGATGACGCAACACATCGTCGAGATCGACGACGCCACGTATCAGAGCGGCATGCCCGGGGGGGCCAAGACGGCGAAGGAGCACTTCGGCTTCGTGGGCGTGATCGTGGAAGCGCCCACCGGCAATCACTTCTTCAAGCTCACGGGTCCCAAGGCCACGGTGGCGGCGGCGCGAGCCGGCTTCTTCCAGATGATGGATTCCGTCCGAACCAAGAGCTGACGTCTGCTTTTGTTGGGGCGGCGCGATGCCCGTCAGCGGCCCGCCTGGGAGGCGAGCAGCAGCTGAGCAAAGAAGTACAGCGGCAAGCCCCAGACGCGATTGGCGAAGCCCGGAGCCACGAAGCGATCGCGCGCCACGGATAGGTCCGAGAGGTAGAACGCGACGGCACCGACGAGGAGCGCCCAGCTCCGGTGCTCGGAGGCGGCGCCCGCCGCGAGCGCGACCATGGTGGTGATGACCAGCACGTAGGCGACCACGGGAACGCGCATTGGGCGCTCCACGTGGGGCCAGAGCCAGCGCAGCACGAACGTTGCGGCGACAGTCCCGGCCACGGCGGTGATGGCCGCCGCGCTCGCCCGCATGCCGGCGAGGGCGAAGGCGACGGCATAGGCGACGTGCCCCAAGAGGAACGCGACCAGCCCACCCAGGAACGCGGCCTTGCTCTTCGGGATCAAGAGCACGTCCCCCGCGGCCGCGAGCACCAGCCCCAACACGAGGACGCGGCCGAAGGTCGAGGACAGGCCGCCCGCGGCGATGCCGGCAGCGACGAAGGTCAAGGCGGCGGCGGGCTTGAGCAGCCACTCGAGGCGCGGCCGGTTCGCGTGGTGGGCGCCCAAGAGCGCGGCGACGAGGACCGCCATCAGCACCCACAACGGAAGCATTGCCCATCGGATAGCACGAAGGTGTGGCGCCCACGCCTCAGGATCGTCCGTCGCTGCGGCGGTCGCGCCCCGCGCCCCGGGGGCGGCGTCGCGGGATCGAGTTGGCCCGTGGATTGCACTTGGCGGCGCATCCTTGTGAAGGACTCGAACATG
This portion of the Polyangiaceae bacterium genome encodes:
- a CDS encoding lysoplasmalogenase, encoding MLPLWVLMAVLVAALLGAHHANRPRLEWLLKPAAALTFVAAGIAAGGLSSTFGRVLVLGLVLAAAGDVLLIPKSKAAFLGGLVAFLLGHVAYAVAFALAGMRASAAAITAVAGTVAATFVLRWLWPHVERPMRVPVVAYVLVITTMVALAAGAASEHRSWALLVGAVAFYLSDLSVARDRFVAPGFANRVWGLPLYFFAQLLLASQAGR